GACCCCGACCTCGACGAGGAACTCCGGGGCTGGCACCGCGTGCGAACCGGCCGATTCGAGCGGCGACTCGTGGAACTCGTGTGAACCGTCTCGACGGTCGTGTGAGTGACTATCAGTATTATACTCGACTGTTAGATTAGCCATGTTGAGATATCCTTAAGGGCGTTCGGGGCGCTATCCGAGTGCATGGAAACGCGGAAGGTCCAGCGGCTGGGTCCCTCGACGCTGGCGATGACGCTACCGGCGGAGTGGGCGAAGCAGTACAACGTGGAGAAGGGCGACGAGGTCTCGATCCGCATCGGCGGCAAGGGGATGCTCACGGTGATGCCCGAGTCCGTCCAGCGCGAGGAGAGCGAGGCGATCATCCACGCGGGGAGCCTCGACGCCGACGCCGTCGAGCGGGCCATCATCGCCCAGTACGTCCTCGGGCGGCGGGTCATCCACGTGGAGGCCCCGGATGGCGAGACGCTCGACAGCGCGCACATCAACGCGGTCTACAACGCCGAGACGCAACTGATGGGCCTCGGCGTCATCGAGGAGACGCCCGACCGCATCGCCATCCGGTGCTCGGTCGACCCGGAGGACTTCACGCTCGACAACCTGCTCGAACGTCTCGAAGCGACGGGCCAGACGATGCGCAACGAGGCGATCCGCGCGCTCGCCCACGGCAACCCCGACCTCGCCCAGCGCGCGCTCAACCGCGAGCGGCAGGCGAACAAGATCTTCGTCCTCCTGCTTCGCCTCATCTTCACCGCCTTCCAGAACCCGAACCTGACGAACGCCCTGGGGCTCGACGACGGCTTCGCGCTCATCGGCTACCGCTCGATCGCCAAGAACCTCGAACTCACCGCCGACAACGCGGAGGACATCGCCGAGATCGCGCTCAACGCCGAGGGCCACGAGCTGAAAGTCGACCAGCCGACGATGCGGAAGATCCGCGAGTTCACCGACCAGGTGAACGAGATCACCGAGAAGGGCGTGATCTGCGCGGTCGAACGCGACTACGACACGGCGATCGAGGTGCGCCGCCTGTTCGCCGAGATCAGAGACCGCGAGAAGGAGATCCTGAGCGAACTGCCCGAGATGCCGAACGAGGACCTGCTCGAGGTGCGCGAGGTGCTCGTCAGCCTCCAGCAGACCGCCCAGTACGCCGTCCGCAACGCCGAGATCGCCACGAACCTCGCGCTCAACGCCGAGAGCGAGCACACGACGATCCGGTAGGTCAGTCGGCCACTCTTCTCGCCCCGTCTCCCTTCTTCCTTCTCCCTTCTCCCGTCTCCCGTCTCCCTTCTCCCTTCTCCCGTCTCCCTTCTCCCGTCTCCGCACACATGGATCTCCGAGCGCGGTTCGCGGTCGGAGCCGGGGCGCTCGGGGAAAAAGCGCACGAGCGGTGCCGGCGCGTCAGTTTCCGGCGCGTGCGGGGGAGAGCGCCGAGAGGAGGCCGCCGTCGTCGCCGTCGCCACCGTCAGTACCGTCGTCCGTCGGCGAGGAGCCGTCGTCCGGTTCGTCGGTGGGCGCGGACGACGCGCTCCCGTTCGATTCCGAGGGGGTCGCGGCGGACGAGTCCCCGTCCCCCTCGCCGGCGTCTGATCCCCCTGCGGTCGTTCGGTTCACGCCGCCCTCCGCCGAGGCGTTCGCTTCGGCCCCGTCGGCGGCGTCCTTCGTCCCGAAGACGTCCGTCTCGATCGTCTTCTCGTACGTCAGGCTATCGAGCGGGAGACGGATCGTCGCGCCGGAGGGCAGTTCGAGAGTCGCGTAGAAGTCGATGCGGAGGTCGGTCACCTGGTTCCGTTCGAGGTGCGAGACCCACCACTCGTCGAGGCGGGCGTTCCGGATGGCCGTCGTCGCGTCGATCGCCTCCTCGGTTCCCGGCTCGATCACGTGCGAGCGTTCGCTCGCCCCGCTCCCCACGGGGACGTCGTTCATCGTCACCTCGTATCCGATCTCGGTGAGCACGTAGGGCGAGGCGTTGGGGTTGTAGACGACGAACTGCGTCTCGATCGGCGTCCGCTCGTCGGTCACCGCGCCCCACCGCGCGTCCGTCTCGCGGACGATCAGCACCGGATCGGGCGCGAGCGGGGAGTCGGCGCGAACCGGCCGGTCCTCCGTCGAGCGGAACTGGCCGATCACGTCGGTCTCCACCGTGCGCTCCTGCGGGACGGCGAACGTCCGCCCGAGGAGCGAGGAGTGCACCCGCGCGTCGACGCGGACGCGCGTCGTCTCGCCGTTCCGGACGTGCGTCACCCACCAGTCCGGAATCCGCCGGTTGTCCATCGACGTGACGAACGAGAGGGTCGCGTTCCCGGACTCGACGTGGACGCCATCCTTCTCGCCGCTCGCCAGGACGACCCCGTTCATCGCCACCGTGTAGTTCACCGTCGTCCCGCCGAGTCGGACGCCGATCGGGTTCGGGTTCCGGACGTGCAGGTCGGTGTGAACGACCGTCCGCGACTCGTTGACCGCGCCGAAGCGATTCTCGACGCCAGTGACGGACGGTGCGCCGACGACGCCGGTGACCAGCGCCCCGCCCACGCTCGCGGCGAGCACGAGCGCGACCGCCGCGACGACGCGAAGCCGCGACGCGAACAGTTCGCGTACCATGCGGTGAGGACTCGGCCGGAGACGTATAGCTCTTCAGTACTGTTCCAACACGATAGAGTACACCGTTTCGAGAATGTTCACGGCGTGCTCCACGCTCACGCGCTCGCGAGTGGCGAGACAGGAGGCGCGGAGTCGGTCGCGTTCGTCGAGCGTCCGTCGGATGGCGCGCCGGAAGCCGTCGACGTCCCCGGGCTGGTAGTGGTATCCGGTCGAACCCTCCTCGATGGTATCGGCGAGCGCTCCCTCGTCCACCCCGACGACGGGCGTTCCGCAGACGTTGGCCTCCAGCGCGACCAGCCCCTGCGTCTCGACCGGGCTGGGGAAGACGAACACGTCGAGCGCGGAGTAGAAGCCGGGGAGTTCGTCGCGGTCGAGGAAGCCGAGGAAACGCACGTCGGCGTCCGACTCGGCCGCGCGCGATTCGAGCATCGGCCGCGCGGGGCCGTCGCCGCCGAAGACGACCGGGATGTCGAGGCCCTCGGCGGCGGCGATCACGTCCTGCAGGCGCTTCTCCTGGCCGTGGCGGCCCGTGTAGCCGAGGAGCGGGCCGTCGGGGAGGTCGTACTTCGCGCGGAAGGCGTCGCCGTCTGCGGGGGCGAACCGCTCGACGTCGATGCCGTTCGGGACGACGGTGACGGGGGCGGAGACGCCGCGCTCGATCAGCCTCGCCCGGGCGCTCTGGCTCGGCGTGACGACGTGGTCCGCGCGGTTGAGGTAGGCGGTCTCGTAGTCGTTGGCGGCGCGCGAGACGACCCTCGCGAGGTGACTGTCGAAGAGGTAGTCGGCGTACTCGGAGGTGGGCGTGTGAAAGGAGACGACGAACGGGAGGTCGCGCCGCCGCGAGAGGCGATACCCGGCCAGTCCGACCCCGAAGGGGGTGTGCGAGTGAACGAGGTCCACGTCGCGCACCGCGCTCGGGATCCGAGGGAGGCCCACGTGGAAGCCGTCGTAGAAGGGAAAGGGGAGGCTGAAGACGGGGTACTCGCCGGTCCTCGGCGCGTGGTCGCTCCTCGGGTAGACCACGTCCATCCGCCCCCCGCGGCGACGCCAGCGGTCGCTCCACGTCTCGATGGTGTAGGTCACGCCGTTCACCGTCGGGAGGTACGTGTCGGTGAAGACGGCCACGTCCGGTCGCATTTCACGAGAGTCCACCGCCCTGGGGTTAATCGTTTGTGACTCTCCGGTAGGCGGCCGTGAGTTCCTCGCCCACCCGGTCGAGGCCGTGCTCGGCCGCGGTCTCGCGGGCGTTCTCGCCGAGGCGCTCGCGCAGGTCGGGGTCGCTCGCGAGCCGATCGAGCGCCGCGCGGAACTCCGCCCGCGTCTCGCACAGCAAGCAGTCCTCGCCGTCGGTGTAGAACTCGCGGAAGACGGGGAGGTCGCGGAGGACGACCGCCTTCCCGCAGGCCATCGCCTCCAGGACGACGATCCCCTGGTTCTCGACCTTCGCCGGGAAGCAGAACACGTCGCCGGCGGCGAACGCGCCGCGCTTGTCGTCCACCCAGCCGGTGAAGGTGACGTTCTCCGGGGGGTCGCGCGTCCACCGCCGGACGGTCGGGCTCGCCTGCGGCCCGGTGTCGTAGGTCCCGAACCAGGCGAAGTCGTAGTCGGTCGCCTCGGCGAGCCGGCAGAAGTCCGTCAACCCCTTGCGCTCGAAGACGTTGCCGAGCGCGAAGACAACCATCCCCTCCAGGTCGTAGCGCGCCCGGTACTCCCCGCGGAGGGCCTCGA
The Halomarina pelagica DNA segment above includes these coding regions:
- a CDS encoding phosphate signaling complex PhoU family protein, whose translation is METRKVQRLGPSTLAMTLPAEWAKQYNVEKGDEVSIRIGGKGMLTVMPESVQREESEAIIHAGSLDADAVERAIIAQYVLGRRVIHVEAPDGETLDSAHINAVYNAETQLMGLGVIEETPDRIAIRCSVDPEDFTLDNLLERLEATGQTMRNEAIRALAHGNPDLAQRALNRERQANKIFVLLLRLIFTAFQNPNLTNALGLDDGFALIGYRSIAKNLELTADNAEDIAEIALNAEGHELKVDQPTMRKIREFTDQVNEITEKGVICAVERDYDTAIEVRRLFAEIRDREKEILSELPEMPNEDLLEVREVLVSLQQTAQYAVRNAEIATNLALNAESEHTTIR
- a CDS encoding glycosyltransferase; its protein translation is MRPDVAVFTDTYLPTVNGVTYTIETWSDRWRRRGGRMDVVYPRSDHAPRTGEYPVFSLPFPFYDGFHVGLPRIPSAVRDVDLVHSHTPFGVGLAGYRLSRRRDLPFVVSFHTPTSEYADYLFDSHLARVVSRAANDYETAYLNRADHVVTPSQSARARLIERGVSAPVTVVPNGIDVERFAPADGDAFRAKYDLPDGPLLGYTGRHGQEKRLQDVIAAAEGLDIPVVFGGDGPARPMLESRAAESDADVRFLGFLDRDELPGFYSALDVFVFPSPVETQGLVALEANVCGTPVVGVDEGALADTIEEGSTGYHYQPGDVDGFRRAIRRTLDERDRLRASCLATRERVSVEHAVNILETVYSIVLEQY
- a CDS encoding glycosyltransferase family 4 protein, with the protein product MRVCHYLELESPLARSGIGTSVAHQRKALADTDVELLVSPWRGGTPGRALSHALVGDGAFDEFDLAHCNVVGPGSVAVARHARRNDLPLVLHAHVTSEDFAESFRGSTAVGPPLRRYLRWFYSRADLVLCPSEYTKRVLESYPVDAPIRPISNGVDLESLAGFEALRGEYRARYDLEGMVVFALGNVFERKGLTDFCRLAEATDYDFAWFGTYDTGPQASPTVRRWTRDPPENVTFTGWVDDKRGAFAAGDVFCFPAKVENQGIVVLEAMACGKAVVLRDLPVFREFYTDGEDCLLCETRAEFRAALDRLASDPDLRERLGENARETAAEHGLDRVGEELTAAYRRVTND
- a CDS encoding LEA type 2 family protein, encoding MVRELFASRLRVVAAVALVLAASVGGALVTGVVGAPSVTGVENRFGAVNESRTVVHTDLHVRNPNPIGVRLGGTTVNYTVAMNGVVLASGEKDGVHVESGNATLSFVTSMDNRRIPDWWVTHVRNGETTRVRVDARVHSSLLGRTFAVPQERTVETDVIGQFRSTEDRPVRADSPLAPDPVLIVRETDARWGAVTDERTPIETQFVVYNPNASPYVLTEIGYEVTMNDVPVGSGASERSHVIEPGTEEAIDATTAIRNARLDEWWVSHLERNQVTDLRIDFYATLELPSGATIRLPLDSLTYEKTIETDVFGTKDAADGAEANASAEGGVNRTTAGGSDAGEGDGDSSAATPSESNGSASSAPTDEPDDGSSPTDDGTDGGDGDDGGLLSALSPARAGN